Within the Triplophysa dalaica isolate WHDGS20190420 chromosome 2, ASM1584641v1, whole genome shotgun sequence genome, the region gtaatccataattgacttgcgtaagatttgacgatttcccatttaaatggacgtattgatatcggtctgttaagtaagatctgaaccattgcagtgcctgtccctgaataccgatataatggtgtaaacgatctagtagtattttatggtctacagtatcgaaagcagcactaaggtcaagcaggactaagagtgagatgtttcctttatctgaagcaataagaaggtcatttgtaattctaacgagcgcagtttcagtgctgtgatgcggtctaaagccagattgaaacttttcgtgcatgtcattattttgtaggaaggtacacagttgagttgacactactttttctagtattttagacaagtatgggagatttgaaatcggtctatagcttccaagttcatttgggtctaaatttggttttttgataagaggcttaattacagccagtttaaagggtcctgggacatgtcctagataaatagacgagttgattatgttacaaatgggctcaattacagaaGGCAGTagctcttttaataaagtagtcggaatggggtctaataagcatgtcgtcggtttggatgttgcaataattttaattaaatcttcctgatttatagtagaaaaacactctagcttttctttttgggtgacggttgaaactaattcttccgacaaacttggaggtttggttttagctatgttgtctcgtattatttcgattttctcggtaaaaaatttcatgaattcattgctaccaaggtgcggcggaatacccaggtcaggtggagtctgtttgtttgttaatttagcaattgtactaaataaaaaccttggattgtttttgttattttctatgaggttacggaagtgctcggctttcgctgcttttagtgcctttttataacagcttgcactctctttccatgcaattttaaagacctctaattgggtttgtttccattttcgctccagtttacgcgtttctctttttagggcgcgagtggtgttatcataccatggtgctatgttcttttcatttatcctttttgacttcataggtgcgaccgcttctaatgtattagagaaaatagtgcccatgttgctggtcatgtcatcgagcaattttatattcgttggaaaggttattagagaagtcagatctggcaagttctttacgaaactatctttagtagttgaggttattgttctaccttgtcgataacgagatatacaactgatttctgcagtgcgcagtgtacatattataagatggtgatcggaaacatcgtcgctttgaggtataatatcgatattggttagatcggctccgtgagatataatcaagtctagggtatgattaaggcgatgagtaggtctattgatgtattgtgttacaccacaagagtctagtagttctttaaacgccacagctaatggatcgttagcactgtctacgtggatattaaaatctccaacaatcagtactttatcgacgttaaccaatagatccgataagaagtctgcgaactctatcagaaaattagtgtaaggcccagggggtctatacacagtaaccaatgtaagagagaccaatgattttttacttttgtttggaactgttatgttcaacgcaagcatttcaaatgatttaaatgtatgcattgttctccgagtaacggtaagaaagtctctaaagattgttgcgacaccaccacctcgaccaaccggacgtggctcatgaatataaccgtagcttggaggagtagactcatttagaccaaaataatcatttggcttaatccaggtttcagtgaggcaaagtatatcaaaactgttgtctgtgatcatttcatttacaataactgcttttggatttagtgatctaatattaagtagcccaaactttaggcgttggttttgctcattaaatatattgtcttttggtttaatcatgataagattttttctctgacttttaaataaattattatttggttgtattattcgggggacagacacagtctctatgcatttgaaagcagtaacattcttaacagttgggtgagaagaacacagactgtagttaaaatttgtacttactagtcaaatggtgcgtagcgtctttgagatgttgtcagacagaatttccgctccaatgctgctggggtgcagcccgtcggggcggaaaagcctaggtcgctcccagaacagatcaaaattatttacaaagagcagcttctgttcaatacaccatgacattaaccaattattaagcataaatagtctactgaacttttcgttccctcgtcggtaagttggaagcggccctgatacgatgatcctcgccgtgggcgatgcgttgcgaacagtatcgaccagactcctgaagtccctcttcaggatctccgactgccgcattctcacatcattcacccccgcgtgcagaactacggctcctactcttgcatcctccttcagaatcgcagttacctgcgcagacacatcgagaacacgggcgccaggaaaacagtgagtgcgcaccttaccttcattgaaggaggcgcgtacgttccggacgattgagtctccgatgaccacagcgttggatttcgtctcgcagagggcggcaaagcgatttctcgtagaaatctcgaagaccggtcgcggcggtgggggagaggtcatcgctccggtcctggatttcgccttccgccgtgtgtgtgcaggtgcaggagtgaagttcatttcggctcgtcgtgatcttgaagcctgggctctgtgcatagaaacacacggagtagaagtgataggagtattacaatcacgacgaacacttaccgcaactttgcgagcgtcagcccgggatgtttccatcgccgttttacgttctcgcagacgtgtttgcctctcgagtagatcgtggatctgcttctccaatacttccagttctgactgaagtgcgaagaaagattcatcatctgcactcaaaggtaacgttaaacacatatctgaatcattagccattagtggtgtcataatgagaacagtgagttaagctgtaaaggcaatattcagaatctaaaggctgggaatgctaacagcctgagtgctaatagcgaatgatcgtataaaacaaatctatctgtgcgttatatgacgatatttggtatgggatacacttaaggataggtttaaccctctgtgagttatcaatttacaatataaatattaagaaataacaggaataaacgatatatttagaaaaagtttgacggagctctgtctcaaaccacgctctctcagcgaacaggaagtgatgagtaTATGTTGGGCACGTGCAATAATCAAAATCTAATTGACGATTGTTGTCATGAATGCGGACCAGTAATATACCTGCACTACATATAATTGACTATAGCAGACACCCCCGACATCTTCCACAGGCAGAAGAAAATCAGACAGGATGATAAACACAGATTTCTACATGAATCTTTGACTTAACCCTTGCTGTTACGTCCGTAAGGATGTTTAtagaattatgtgtgtgtgtgttgtattgtttttccgTCCTGTCTGTTTCTCTTACATTCACTCTTACATTCTCAGTGTGTTTATCCTTCTTTGCTTTGGCTGTGTCCAAACCCGTTTCACTTGTGAAAGTTGTGGTCCACAAAGGAGAGGGGGTTATGTAAGATGTCATGTGACGTACATTGTACACATGTAATAAATTTGTTGTATTAAAACACTAGTTAGGGATTTATGCCACCcgctttatttttctttattagttAGTGTAGTTTAGATACGACGTCACGGACTTTGAAAgtctttttatttgatcttttctttttagtttAGTATTAGAGGTTAAAATGTGTTagaaaactttttttgcttattaCTTTTGGTTGTTGGGCACAATCCGTTTTTcccctttcttttctttgtggTTGGGTTTTGTTCTTGTAAtcatatattttcaatatatttattaaactcATATTCACTTTATTCAGTGGTCCTTCGTGTTTTCTCACTTCACTCCGTGTTATAAGAGATGTGTGTCGGAGGTGGTTACATATGTTCCCCTCCTAAAAACCCTAGACGTGTAGGAGTCATAGGAGGGTCGTAACATAATGGGGGCTCGTCAGGGATTTAATTGAATTAACAGATAACCAGTTCATGACACCGTCTCTTGTATCACTGCGTGTGTTgagaatttgtgtgtgtggttctaTGTTGTTAGGATGTTCATATTAGAAAGGTTTCTTGATAGTCCCTCGCAAGAGGAATTAGATGGTTGTAGGAAGGATGATTTGTTGAATATAGCAAgtcattttcagatttcagtAAATAAGCAGTCACTTAAGAAAGTGATTAAGTCTGTGGTATTTGATCGTTTGGTGGAGTTGAATGTGCTTGTGTTGCAGGAGAAACTAACAGTTAAGAACAGTGTGGAGATGGATGTGCTTGATAGGAGTGAGAAGTTGAGCGAGGAGGAGCTAGCGCCAACGGCGGAGGTCGAGGCTGAGGCTGGGGCGGGCTTACCCCCGTTTGAACCATTCTCCCCTATGTCTGTTTGCTCAAAAGGTGAAACGAGACTTAAAGTCTGTTTGGCTCGTTTGCAGCTTGAATCGCAGGAAACAGGTAAAACTGCGACAGTTGGAGGTTGACGCAATGCGAATTGTGGGAGGCTCCCCTGCTTTACCAGATCTTCCTCGTGTCAGTCCCGCTGCCACTGTCGATCGTGCTCCCATTGTAGTGTCTCCTCCCACTGTTGCCTCGACGTCTGTTTCGTCCGTAGCAACCGAGTCATTCGATGTTGGTAAAAATATTATACTAGTGCCACATTTTCGTGAAGCTGAGGTTGATTCCTACTTTAGTGCCTTTGAGCGCATTGCTATGTCTTTTCGTTGGCCAAAGGATTGCTGGTCTTTGTGATTGCAATGTCGTTTAATGGGTAAAGCGTTAGAAGTGTTCTCTACTCTTTCCTTAGTTTGAATTATAATGCCGTAaaatttgcaattttacgtgctTACGAGTTAGTTCCAGAAGCGTATCGACAAAAGTTTAGAGGCCATAAGAAGAACTCTTCACGAACATTTGTTGAATTTTCTCGAGAGAAAGCTCTTCTCTTTGATAAATGGTGTAGTGCAACGAAGACTGATGATTTCAATTCTTTAAGAGAACTAGTTCTGCTGGAGGAATTTAAGGCGTGTTTATCTGAGTAGTTGTCCAACCGAACAAACAGAAGGTTAGTTCATTAGCGCAAGCTGCTGTGTTAGCAGATGAATTCATGCTCACTCATAAGGGGGTATTTTTCGTGACTCGCACTGAAAAGAGCGTGGTTACTAGTCCGTCTCAAACTCAAGATTTTCAAGAGAAAGCTGGAATGCCGAAATCGAATGAGTTAAGGGATTGTTTTTACTGCCATAAACCAGGACATTTGATTGCTGATTGTCCGGTGCTTAAGCGTAAATCGCAGTCTAAGAACCCGAAGAGTGTTGCATTAATGAAGACTGTACTACCGTCTGAATTATCATGTTGTACGGATGTTTGTGACACAAATTATAACCCTTTCGTTATGCCAGTGTTTGTTTCCTTATCTGGAAAGGAGGAGGATCAGAAAGAAATCTGCATTCTTCGAGATACAGGGGCTATGCAGTCAATTATGCTGTCTGATGTGTTACCGTTCTCTGACAAATCATATTGTGGCTCAAATGTGTTAATTCGTGGAATAGAAATGCAAGTAGTGTCTGTGCCTTTGCATAATGTACACTTACGCTGTTCTCTGCTTTCAGGTGTTGTGCGAGTTGGAATTCGAAACTATCTTCCTGTTAAAGGAATAACTCTCATTTTAGGAAATGACTTAGCTGGAAGCAAAGTTTTGCCAGTTCCAGAAGTGACTGATGTTCCACAGGTTTGTTTGGTAGGTGATGTTGGTAGTCAGCACCCAGAAGTGTTTTCTTCTTGTGCAGTGACTCGTGCTCACTCAGCTAAAACCATGGGTGAAGTTGACTTGGCTGAATCACTGGTGGGAAATGTGTTAGCTGAGCGTGAGAAATTTTCGGAAATGAAGAAAGTTTCTGAAAACGTTCCTAAGGTGAAAAATTCGGAGAACGTGTTAGAAAGTTTTACTTCGTTAAAGCTACCGGTTACTCGTTCTTAGATCGTGATAGCACAAAACAATGATTCCTCTTTGAAGAAATGTTTGTCAGCTGTGATAAGTCGTGAGGCCGCTAAGAAAAGAAATACTGCACATTTCAGATACAATGATTTGCTTATGCGAAAGTGGTGTTCTAAAATTGAGGAGGATTTAGATAGGAACGTGGTATATCAAGTGGTAGTTCCACTCAAATATCGTTCTCATGTATTGTGTTTAGCGCATGAACATGTGCTCTCTGGACATTTAGGGGTAACTAAAACCTTTAACTAAAAAagaaaagctttcctgtagctcagtggtaagagcattgcgttgggttcgatcccagggtattgcaaatacctatgtaaaatgtataggaaaaaGCAATTGATAGAtacaactatgagatatggcttgtagatcttatagatctaaactttgagtccagtttcactagatctctctccgtcaggaacaaattacacctggagatatcaactccgttgtgagtcaatcctttaacccaaccaccagggagatatagagctgaagggaagaacagcaggcaggagacgaagtgatgttaaatagacagacaaatgatttattgaataatctcagttgtgtgttgatgctcagtcaagctctgccaaacttcttctgactagaaacagattcaatatgtgtttttaaccattcaagataaCAGTaccaaaacattgtctcatgacattattatggaccttgagatggagaccaatggatactcatatcagcataagacacaatacaactcccaatgaggttaaacaacaggaaagtaaggaacaaataatatgaatagaagtgaataataaaataaatgaaagaatacatatgatgaatattgtaataaatgggataaatgaaatagaataataaaatgaaataaacaagaaacaatgtatgtttctatccagatctatcacaatgtaagtcgctttggttaaaagcgtctgccaaatgcctaaatgtaaatgtaaatgtaaaacttacCATCGCATTctgaagcattttttttttggccTGGGTTGAAACATGACGTGACCAAGTTTTGTCGTACATGTCACACGTGTCAGATTGCAGGAAAGCCAAATCAGGGTATCTCGCCTGCTCCACTGTCTCCAATTCCAGTTATAGGAGAAGCGTTTGAGGAGGTACTGATTGACTGTGTCGGACCGTTACCGAAAACGAAAGCAGGTAATCAATATCTCTGTACTATTATGTGTAGAGTGACCAGATTCCCCGAAGCTATTCCGTTATGGAAGATTATGGCTCCTGTTGTTTTGAAGGCGTTGATCAAGTTCTTTTCTATGTTTGGACTTCCTAAAGTTGTCCAAACAGACCAAGGTACAATTTTTTTGTCACAAGTTTTTACGCAAACACTGAAGTCTTTGTCTATCAAACATCGTATATCTAGTGCATATCATCCAGAAAGTCAAGGTGCGATCGAAAGATTTCATCAAACTTTGAAGGCCATGCTTCGAAAATTTTGAATGGACACAAGTAAAGATTGGGATGAAGGTATTCCGTTATGGGTTATTTGCTGTGCGGGAAAGTGTGCAAGAATCACTTGGATTTAGTCCAGCCGTATTGGTATTTGGACATACACTTCGAGGCTCGTTAAAAGTTCTAAAAGATCAGATGTTAGAGGATAAACCCGAGAAACGAACGAACGTTCTTGATTACGTTAGTCAATTCCGACAAACGCGCAATCAGAGATGAAGGATTGATTTGATAGACATGCTGTCGCACGGTCTTTTCTGCCTGGTAATAAGGTGGTGGTATTATTACCGATACCAAGGTCTTCTTTATCTGCGAAATTTTCAGGTCCGTATAATATTGTTAGGAAACTTAGTGATACGGATTATGAAATTTGCACTCCTGACAGACGGCGCAAGACACGCGTTTGCCACATTAACATGCTTAAAGCATATCATGAACGTGACGAATGTGAACCTGTGAAGCAGGACACTGACAATACAGTGGAATTAGTAACGTCACAAGTTTTGGCTGTTGTAGAAGGTGATGCGAATGCTGATGAGGATGGATTGATGGTGAGAAATACTCCGCAACAGTGTAGTCAGTTGGAAAACTCTGCTATACTTTCTAATTTGTCTTCTCACTTGTCTTCAGTACCTAATGAGAAAAGAGGTGATGTGACGGCGCTTATCATGTCTTTTCCAGCTCTATTTTCAGATGTTCCATCTCAGACTAGAGTTCTAGAACATGACATCGAAGTTGAAGATGCAAAACCGATAAAGCAACATCCATATCGTGTTAACGAAATTTAGAGGTCCGCAATGAAGACCGAAATTGACTATTTGTTACAAAATGATTTAGCTCGTCATAGTTCAAGTCCATGGAGTTCCCCATGTCTTCTGGTGAAGAAACCTGATGGTTCCTTTCGTTTTTGTACGGACTACCGGAAGGTTAATGCTATCACCGTACCTGATTGTTATCCACTACCGAGAATGGAGGATTGCGTTGATAGTGTTGGTTCAGCAAAGTTCGTTAGTAAACTTGATTTACTAAAAGGGTATTAGCAAGTTCCATTAACCCCACGTGCATCTGACATATCTGCTTTCCTACAATATCAATTTATGGCATTCGGGTTAAGAAATGCACCTGCTACGTTTCAGCGGTTGATACAAACTGTTCTCGCTGTGGTGTACCGAATTGTAGAGCATATTTGGATGACTTGGTCATTTTTTCCAATGTCTGGACTGAACATATGTCTTTGCTGCGGACAGTGTTTAAACGTTTAGAACGTTCGTCGTTAACCATTATCCTTGCGTTATCCATTAAGAACTTTCAGATAAAAATTCATCATAAGAAAGGATCTGAAAATATCCTTGCAGATACTCTTTCTAGagtttgaataaaataagtgGGTATGATGAAGTTTTGGtttaaactttgtgtttaaaatCTTAGATGTGGCGGTGTTACGTCCGCAAGGACGTTTATAGAATTATATGTGTGTGGGTTGTATTGTTTTTGCGTCCTGTCTGTTTCTCTTACTTTCACTTTCTTAGGTTGTTGCAGATTGGCTATGTTG harbors:
- the LOC130434288 gene encoding uncharacterized protein LOC130434288, giving the protein MMNLSSHFSQNWKYWRSRSTIYSRGKHVCENVKRRWKHPGLTLAKLRAQASRSRRAEMNFTPAPAHTRRKAKSRTGAMTSPPPPRPVFEISTRNRFAALCETKSNAVVIGDSIVRNVRASFNEGKVRTHCFPGARVLDVSAQVTAILKEDARVGAVVLHAGVNDVRMRQSEILKRDFRSLVDTVRNASPTARIIVSGPLPTYRRGNEKFSRLFMLNNWLMSWCIEQKLLFVNNFDLFWERPRLFRPDGLHPSSIGAEILSDNISKTLRTI